A genome region from Chryseobacterium sp. G0186 includes the following:
- a CDS encoding LolA family protein — protein MIKNIALGAFLLVSGFFFAQNTAMSGAEAKAFVSKVSADTKEIKTLQSDFTQTKKMDFLDKNIVTYGKMSLQTPNMLSWKYTKPYQYSIVFKSNKIFINDQGKKSSVDAKSKTFEKINKLIVGSSNGTMFNDPEFTVTYFKNGNYNVAKFVPKTPQLLKYIKQIELYFPKSQSTVSQVNMTEASGDTTNIVFKNTKINASIPASEFTL, from the coding sequence ATGATTAAAAATATTGCTTTAGGAGCATTTTTACTGGTATCCGGTTTCTTTTTTGCCCAAAACACGGCAATGTCCGGAGCTGAGGCCAAGGCATTTGTATCCAAGGTTTCCGCAGATACCAAGGAAATCAAAACGTTGCAGAGTGATTTTACGCAAACCAAAAAAATGGATTTTTTGGATAAGAATATAGTTACCTATGGGAAAATGTCATTGCAGACTCCCAATATGCTGAGCTGGAAATATACCAAACCTTATCAGTACAGTATTGTTTTCAAAAGCAATAAGATATTCATCAATGATCAGGGGAAAAAATCTTCTGTAGATGCAAAGAGTAAAACATTTGAGAAGATCAACAAACTGATTGTAGGAAGTTCAAACGGGACCATGTTCAACGATCCTGAATTTACAGTAACTTACTTCAAGAACGGAAATTACAATGTGGCTAAGTTTGTCCCAAAGACCCCTCAACTTTTAAAATATATTAAACAGATTGAGTTGTATTTTCCTAAAAGCCAATCTACCGTTTCTCAGGTTAATATGACAGAGGCTTCAGGAGATACCACGAATATTGTTTTTAAAAACACAAAGATCAATGCTTCGATTCCTGCGTCAGAATTTACTTTATAG
- a CDS encoding outer membrane beta-barrel protein — protein MKKIFPLLFVLLSGLSFAQVTFTPGIRAGANFSHFTNDENQTFFYPGDVHYPQTTMNIKFKTRTDFYLGFLGNIRFAKFYALQPEVNYSRQGAKVESNVNNMGDQNVTVSYLGVQLVNKFYFNKFNVLVGPTLDFVVEKKNISPDNEVDLGITAGVGYDITKNFGVEARVKKGLVPVYSFYDDHTNVTFQAGVYYTFNMKK, from the coding sequence ATGAAAAAAATATTTCCTTTACTTTTTGTTTTACTGTCAGGACTGTCTTTTGCACAGGTAACCTTCACCCCGGGAATCAGAGCGGGAGCCAATTTCTCTCATTTCACCAATGATGAAAATCAAACATTTTTCTATCCCGGAGATGTACATTATCCACAAACAACAATGAATATTAAGTTCAAGACAAGAACTGATTTTTATTTGGGATTTTTAGGAAATATCCGTTTTGCAAAATTCTATGCTCTTCAGCCGGAAGTTAATTATTCAAGACAGGGAGCTAAAGTAGAATCCAACGTTAATAATATGGGTGATCAAAACGTTACTGTTTCTTACCTTGGAGTTCAATTGGTTAACAAGTTTTATTTTAATAAATTTAATGTTCTTGTAGGACCTACCCTGGATTTTGTAGTGGAAAAGAAAAACATTTCTCCTGACAACGAAGTTGACTTGGGAATTACAGCCGGAGTAGGATATGATATTACAAAAAACTTTGGCGTGGAAGCAAGAGTAAAGAAAGGATTGGTGCCTGTTTACAGCTTCTATGATGATCATACCAATGTAACATTCCAGGCAGGAGTTTACTATACCTTTAACATGAAAAAATAA
- a CDS encoding 3-hydroxyacyl-ACP dehydratase yields the protein MQTILTDFYTLTSYEQAENGSFIAYINLNKDHDIFKGHFPGNPVTPGVCMMQIIKELTEEFTGSQLFLKTASNVKFMAIINPFETPDLKLQLDITENEEDVKVKNITSFGETIALKLSVSYKKLSS from the coding sequence ATGCAGACCATTCTTACAGACTTTTATACGTTAACATCCTATGAACAAGCAGAAAACGGAAGTTTTATAGCTTATATCAACCTTAATAAAGATCATGATATTTTCAAAGGACACTTTCCAGGAAATCCGGTAACACCAGGAGTCTGTATGATGCAGATTATTAAAGAACTGACTGAAGAGTTTACAGGTTCACAATTATTTTTAAAAACGGCATCAAACGTAAAGTTTATGGCGATTATCAATCCTTTTGAGACTCCAGATCTGAAACTTCAACTGGATATTACTGAAAATGAAGAAGATGTTAAAGTAAAAAATATAACTTCCTTTGGCGAGACTATTGCATTAAAACTGTCTGTAAGCTATAAAAAATTATCGTCATGA
- a CDS encoding DUF2062 domain-containing protein, with product MSLAEVQNAILEKKICVLIPTYNNEKTLKRVIDGVLNYTESIIVINDGSTDSTSQILTQYSQITVITLPENKGKGNGLKTGFRKAKELGYNYAITIDSDGQHYPDDIPVFVNALLQNDEEVLLIGNRNMSQDGIPKKSSFGNWFSNFWFWFETGIKLEDTQSGYRLYPLHKIPKKYFTPKFEFEIEIIVRTAWRHVPVKNVPIKVLYDPAERVSHFRPFKDFTRISILNTILVTITLFYIIPRNFINNFKKKSFKKFIKEDVLESDGSNRIKAFSIALGVFIGLSPFWGFQTLLVISLSVLFKLNKVLAFVASNVSLPPFIPFIIAASLFLGAPFVHGESNILSQDLNFELIKNNLLQYIIGSFILSTTLSALAGISTFFFLNKLNPENN from the coding sequence ATGTCCCTTGCTGAAGTACAAAATGCAATTCTCGAAAAGAAAATCTGCGTTTTAATACCTACCTACAATAATGAAAAGACCCTGAAAAGGGTGATTGACGGTGTTTTGAACTATACCGAAAGTATTATTGTGATCAATGACGGTTCTACCGATTCTACTTCTCAAATCCTTACTCAATATTCTCAAATCACAGTAATTACCTTACCTGAAAACAAAGGAAAGGGAAATGGTCTGAAAACAGGCTTTAGAAAAGCAAAGGAATTGGGTTACAACTATGCGATAACCATTGATTCTGATGGACAGCATTATCCGGATGATATTCCCGTGTTTGTAAATGCATTACTTCAGAATGATGAAGAGGTCTTGTTAATTGGAAACAGAAATATGTCCCAGGATGGCATTCCCAAGAAAAGCAGCTTCGGAAACTGGTTTTCTAATTTCTGGTTTTGGTTCGAGACTGGAATTAAGCTGGAAGATACCCAATCCGGATACAGGCTTTATCCTTTACACAAAATCCCCAAGAAATATTTTACTCCAAAGTTTGAATTTGAAATTGAAATCATTGTAAGAACAGCCTGGAGGCATGTTCCGGTAAAAAATGTTCCGATAAAGGTTTTATATGATCCGGCAGAACGAGTATCACATTTCAGACCGTTCAAGGATTTTACGAGGATCAGTATTCTGAATACAATTTTAGTAACGATCACTCTTTTTTATATTATTCCGAGGAACTTCATCAATAATTTCAAAAAAAAAAGCTTTAAAAAGTTTATAAAGGAAGATGTATTGGAAAGCGACGGCAGCAACCGTATAAAGGCTTTTTCCATTGCATTGGGAGTCTTCATTGGGCTTTCTCCTTTTTGGGGGTTTCAGACTTTACTGGTCATCAGTTTATCTGTTCTTTTCAAGCTGAACAAAGTTCTTGCTTTTGTAGCATCCAACGTAAGTCTTCCTCCCTTTATCCCATTTATTATTGCGGCATCCTTATTCCTAGGCGCTCCGTTTGTTCATGGGGAAAGCAATATTCTAAGCCAGGATCTTAATTTTGAACTCATCAAGAATAACCTGCTTCAATATATCATCGGAAGTTTTATCCTAAGCACTACGCTCTCTGCTCTGGCAGGAATAAGTACGTTCTTTTTCCTGAATAAGCTGAATCCGGAAAATAATTAA
- a CDS encoding T9SS-dependent M36 family metallopeptidase — protein MIKIRFTVKFLLMSSLLGTGMIFAQNQEQIIKEYINSSKGQFQRLDAGLKTFRIGNIDHSESLKGDVVGIEQTINGVPIFGSSANVLIRDGKVLSFADTFIKTYPNAIKGKESIQKEALVAQTIKKLNGLSMAKNIDGNEEPIKINTVYFVKGKELLLGYQFYIEEKETGNVWNTIISTEDGFILYQENITLSCNFHSDAYHHASDGSMAAMFPRFQENIKQETNFVLAPDNASYNVFALPVEAPTFGGRTLLTNPWDLTASSEGWHSDGTNHYTNTRGNNVYAYTDENNTNIPQFSPDGGAGRNFDFPLDITLPPQNYTSAAVTNLFYMNNKIHDVFYKFGFTESAKNFQTNNFGKGGSGNDAVLAESRDGRGYNNANFATPNDGFAPRMQMYLYEPKNMQNLFYNSPAVFTSRTPTTKTAQFGPALTVTGITANIAVTTPIDGCTAIAEDLTGKIALIQRGGASGCGFALKVKNAQLKGAVGAIIYDAPTSTPLAGQMGGTDSTITIPSVEIINSEGVAIVNQLASTPVNGTLKYDKPNYIYKDGSLDNGIVTHEYGHGISSRLTGTSVGCLNYTTDNEQMGEGWSDFFALMLTNRPGDNASVPRGMGTFAEGQSIDGDGIRPKKYSPNFAINDYTYGKTNGMKYNDTESSGTQITRADSHRIGFVWATMLWDLHWNYVDKYGYNSNVLADPNSGSARVLQLVMDALKLQPCSPSFIQGRDAILAAEMAKTNGVDKCMIWKTFAKRGLGVNASPGGLIGRWVGFDQPAPDLNDQVEDTTVPAECGVLAVNEATSNSKVISIYPNPVRNEFTIKTPSGMNLSGITTVSIYDFTGKLISSENINLNKQTTINASRLINGAYVVKISGSSINYSQKIIVSK, from the coding sequence ATGATAAAAATTAGATTCACTGTTAAATTCCTGCTTATGTCTTCCTTGTTAGGCACAGGAATGATATTCGCCCAAAATCAGGAGCAAATTATAAAGGAGTATATCAACTCTTCCAAAGGGCAGTTTCAAAGGCTGGATGCCGGCTTAAAAACATTTAGAATAGGGAATATTGACCATTCGGAAAGTTTAAAAGGAGATGTTGTAGGTATAGAGCAAACCATCAACGGAGTTCCCATATTTGGAAGCTCTGCAAATGTGTTGATCAGGGATGGGAAAGTATTAAGTTTTGCTGATACTTTTATTAAAACGTATCCGAATGCGATAAAAGGGAAAGAAAGTATCCAAAAAGAAGCTTTAGTTGCTCAAACTATTAAAAAGTTGAATGGACTATCAATGGCAAAGAATATTGATGGAAATGAAGAACCTATAAAAATCAATACCGTTTATTTTGTAAAAGGAAAAGAATTACTACTTGGTTACCAGTTTTATATTGAAGAAAAAGAAACAGGTAATGTATGGAATACCATTATAAGCACAGAGGATGGCTTTATTTTATATCAGGAAAATATTACCTTATCTTGTAATTTCCACTCTGATGCTTATCATCATGCTTCGGATGGTAGTATGGCAGCTATGTTCCCTCGTTTTCAGGAGAATATAAAGCAAGAAACAAATTTTGTTTTAGCCCCGGATAATGCTTCCTACAATGTATTTGCACTCCCTGTTGAAGCTCCTACTTTTGGAGGAAGAACCCTACTAACCAATCCTTGGGATCTTACCGCTTCATCCGAAGGCTGGCATTCTGATGGCACCAATCATTATACCAACACAAGAGGAAATAATGTGTATGCCTATACCGATGAAAACAATACCAATATCCCTCAGTTTTCTCCGGACGGAGGGGCAGGAAGAAATTTCGATTTTCCATTGGATATAACATTGCCTCCACAAAATTACACCTCTGCGGCAGTGACCAATTTATTTTACATGAATAATAAGATTCATGATGTGTTTTATAAGTTCGGATTTACAGAATCTGCCAAAAACTTCCAAACCAATAACTTCGGAAAGGGAGGCTCCGGTAATGATGCTGTCTTGGCAGAATCCAGAGATGGGAGAGGCTATAACAATGCAAATTTTGCTACACCCAATGATGGTTTTGCACCAAGAATGCAAATGTATTTATATGAACCTAAAAACATGCAGAATCTTTTTTATAATTCGCCTGCAGTATTTACATCACGAACTCCCACTACTAAAACAGCCCAATTTGGACCGGCACTCACAGTTACTGGTATTACTGCCAATATTGCAGTGACTACACCTATTGATGGATGTACTGCTATTGCTGAAGATCTGACCGGGAAAATAGCTTTGATACAACGAGGAGGAGCGAGTGGTTGTGGCTTTGCTCTCAAGGTCAAAAATGCACAGCTAAAAGGAGCTGTAGGTGCTATCATTTATGATGCCCCAACGTCTACACCACTTGCAGGTCAGATGGGTGGAACAGATTCTACCATTACAATACCTTCAGTAGAAATAATAAACTCTGAGGGAGTTGCCATTGTTAATCAATTGGCATCTACTCCGGTGAATGGAACCTTAAAATATGATAAACCTAATTATATCTACAAAGATGGTAGTTTAGATAATGGTATCGTTACCCATGAGTATGGCCATGGTATATCTTCCCGTCTTACCGGTACAAGTGTTGGTTGTTTAAATTATACAACAGATAATGAACAGATGGGGGAGGGATGGTCTGATTTCTTTGCCTTGATGCTGACCAACAGACCAGGTGACAATGCTTCTGTTCCAAGAGGAATGGGGACCTTTGCTGAAGGGCAGTCTATTGATGGAGATGGGATAAGACCAAAGAAATACTCACCTAATTTTGCGATTAATGATTATACATATGGAAAAACCAATGGGATGAAATATAATGATACGGAGTCGTCGGGAACCCAAATTACCAGAGCAGATTCCCATAGGATAGGATTTGTTTGGGCGACCATGCTTTGGGATTTACATTGGAACTATGTAGATAAATATGGCTATAACAGTAATGTACTGGCTGACCCAAATAGCGGAAGTGCAAGGGTGCTTCAGTTGGTGATGGATGCCCTTAAATTACAACCTTGTAGCCCAAGCTTCATACAGGGAAGAGATGCAATATTAGCTGCTGAAATGGCTAAAACAAATGGTGTTGATAAATGTATGATCTGGAAAACATTTGCAAAAAGAGGATTGGGTGTTAATGCATCACCGGGAGGACTTATTGGAAGATGGGTAGGCTTTGATCAGCCTGCTCCGGATCTAAATGACCAGGTGGAAGACACTACCGTTCCTGCAGAATGTGGAGTGCTGGCAGTAAATGAAGCAACTTCCAATTCCAAGGTGATTTCAATCTATCCTAATCCGGTAAGAAATGAATTTACCATCAAAACTCCGTCAGGAATGAATCTATCCGGGATTACAACCGTTTCCATCTATGATTTTACAGGGAAGCTGATTTCTTCGGAAAATATCAATCTTAATAAGCAGACGACAATTAATGCAAGCCGATTAATTAATGGAGCTTATGTTGTGAAGATAAGCGGTAGTTCAATTAACTATTCTCAAAAGATCATCGTTTCAAAATAA
- a CDS encoding T9SS-dependent M36 family metallopeptidase, with product MGTISAQKYEQTIKDYVNSEKGSFQRVNPELKTFKIINVDPSKSLNGDIVGIQQTINGYPVFGSSANVLIRDGKVLNFADTFIKAYPTAIKGKESVKKEALIADAAKKMNGSSSVKNAAGKEEPLKTNVVYFAKGGELILGYQAYIEEKGTSNIWNTIISAEDGTILYQENTTLSCDFHDDAYEQIAIGTPAHTHDVLPVIFSSNINNAEKQHAHFAWAPDNASYNVLAFPVEAPTFGNRTLLNNPWDLTASPEGWHSDGTNHYTITRGNNAFAYTDENNTNAPQFSPDGGESRVFDFPLDITLGQQNYTSAAVTNLFYTTNKMHDVFYRFGFTESARNYQTNNFGNGGTGNDPVLAESRDGSGLNNANFNPGTDGTSGRMQMFLFVPNGARYLYYNSPSTYVSRTPAAATANFGPQLIGAAPVTGDLALSTPADACSTVTAGSLTGKIGVVNAAGCDFSVKTKNLQNAGAVGVIQYHPNSNTPVGLGGADATITIPTIMVGKSEGEFLVSEITNGAVINASLKTDAVYKDASLDNGIISHEYGHGISNRLTGTGSSCLSYISSNEQMGEGWSDFFALMMTTKPGDNASIARGIGTFTSGEGIDGAGIRPAKYSPDFAVNNYTYGRTNGMKVNGSFLGIAVTVPDVHSIGFIWASMLWDLNWKYVEKYGYSSNVLADPNSGSAKVLQLVMDALKLQQCNPTFVQGRDAIIAADLASTGGQNKCMIWNTFAKRGLGVNAAAGGLGGLVFGASQPLPDITDQVESFTVPVECETLAVKEIANSKGISIYPNPVRNEFTIKTPSGMNLSGITTVSIYDFTGKLISTENINLNKQTTVNASQLINGTYIVKISGNSIDYSQKIIVSK from the coding sequence TTGGGTACAATATCTGCCCAAAAATATGAACAGACCATCAAAGATTATGTAAATTCTGAAAAAGGCTCTTTCCAAAGAGTAAATCCAGAGCTTAAAACATTTAAAATTATAAATGTTGACCCCTCCAAAAGTTTAAACGGAGATATTGTTGGAATACAGCAAACAATTAATGGCTATCCTGTTTTCGGGAGTTCTGCCAATGTTCTTATCAGGGACGGAAAGGTCCTGAATTTTGCAGATACCTTTATTAAAGCATATCCTACCGCCATTAAAGGCAAGGAAAGTGTAAAAAAAGAAGCTCTTATTGCCGATGCTGCCAAAAAAATGAATGGCTCATCTTCAGTAAAGAATGCTGCCGGTAAAGAAGAACCCTTAAAGACCAATGTAGTATACTTTGCTAAGGGAGGAGAATTAATACTGGGCTATCAGGCTTATATTGAAGAAAAAGGGACGAGCAATATCTGGAATACCATTATCAGTGCAGAAGATGGCACTATTCTATATCAGGAAAATACAACGCTGTCTTGTGACTTCCATGATGATGCTTATGAGCAGATTGCTATAGGAACACCAGCACATACTCACGATGTTCTGCCTGTTATTTTTTCAAGTAATATAAACAATGCAGAGAAACAGCATGCCCACTTTGCTTGGGCTCCTGACAATGCTTCTTACAATGTATTGGCATTTCCGGTAGAGGCTCCTACATTTGGGAACCGTACACTGTTGAACAATCCTTGGGATCTGACGGCATCTCCTGAAGGATGGCATTCTGACGGAACCAATCATTATACGATAACAAGAGGAAACAATGCCTTCGCCTATACCGATGAGAATAATACCAATGCTCCTCAATTTTCTCCGGACGGTGGAGAAAGCAGGGTTTTTGATTTCCCATTGGATATTACTTTAGGCCAACAGAACTATACTTCTGCAGCAGTGACCAATTTGTTTTATACCACCAATAAAATGCATGATGTATTTTATAGGTTTGGATTTACAGAGTCTGCAAGAAATTATCAAACCAATAATTTTGGAAATGGCGGAACAGGTAATGACCCTGTCCTTGCTGAATCCAGAGACGGAAGCGGTTTGAACAATGCCAATTTTAATCCTGGTACGGATGGAACCAGTGGAAGAATGCAGATGTTCCTATTTGTACCTAATGGAGCAAGGTATCTTTATTATAATTCACCATCAACCTATGTCAGCAGGACTCCTGCTGCAGCAACTGCCAATTTTGGTCCTCAGTTAATAGGTGCTGCTCCTGTCACAGGAGATTTGGCCCTTTCCACACCGGCTGATGCGTGCAGTACAGTTACTGCTGGAAGTCTTACGGGGAAAATAGGGGTTGTAAATGCTGCAGGATGTGATTTTTCCGTTAAAACAAAAAACCTACAGAATGCAGGAGCAGTGGGAGTTATACAGTATCATCCAAATAGTAATACACCTGTAGGATTAGGTGGAGCAGATGCTACCATTACCATTCCTACCATTATGGTTGGTAAATCAGAAGGCGAATTCTTAGTGAGTGAAATAACAAATGGGGCTGTTATCAATGCGAGCCTAAAAACAGATGCAGTATATAAAGATGCAAGTTTAGATAATGGAATTATAAGCCATGAGTATGGGCACGGAATTTCCAATCGTCTTACAGGAACAGGAAGTTCTTGTTTGTCCTATATTTCTTCCAATGAACAGATGGGAGAGGGATGGTCTGATTTCTTTGCTTTGATGATGACTACTAAACCTGGGGATAATGCTTCTATAGCAAGAGGAATAGGTACCTTTACTTCCGGAGAGGGAATAGATGGAGCAGGGATAAGACCTGCAAAATATTCTCCTGATTTTGCTGTTAACAATTATACTTACGGACGAACCAACGGGATGAAAGTCAACGGAAGTTTTCTGGGGATTGCAGTTACAGTGCCGGATGTTCATAGTATAGGATTTATCTGGGCTTCAATGCTTTGGGATCTTAACTGGAAATATGTAGAAAAATATGGATACAGCAGTAATGTCTTAGCAGATCCGAACAGCGGAAGTGCAAAAGTTCTGCAGCTGGTGATGGATGCTCTTAAGCTGCAACAGTGTAATCCTACTTTTGTACAAGGGAGAGATGCTATTATAGCTGCTGATTTGGCTTCTACAGGAGGACAAAATAAATGTATGATCTGGAATACATTTGCGAAAAGAGGATTAGGGGTAAATGCCGCCGCCGGAGGGCTTGGTGGCTTGGTATTTGGAGCGAGTCAGCCATTACCGGATATCACGGATCAGGTAGAGAGCTTTACAGTTCCTGTTGAATGTGAGACATTAGCGGTAAAAGAAATTGCAAATTCCAAGGGGATTTCCATCTATCCTAATCCGGTAAGAAATGAATTTACCATTAAAACTCCTTCAGGGATGAATCTATCCGGGATTACAACCGTTTCCATCTATGATTTTACAGGGAAACTGATTTCTACGGAAAATATCAATCTTAATAAGCAAACCACTGTTAATGCAAGCCAATTAATTAATGGTACTTATATTGTAAAGATAAGCGGTAATTCAATTGATTACAGTCAAAAAATCATCGTTTCAAAATAG
- a CDS encoding C45 family autoproteolytic acyltransferase/hydolase produces MKKTNTHHLLYKRILIHSLFSFILISCGVSKSVHHIPDVQKYSLEIPKVNKINDSTYRFNQNFLTKNKQQLWELYIKGNPLQLGYNNGALTKDLMQKQENIFFSKVEGFVPSKFKQKLLNGFLKWYNRKMYLNVREDYQTELYGLSQYSSDQYDFIASKYLRTLYLHGAHDIGHAMQDLAMVGCTSLAVWNENTEDGDLLIGRNFDFYVGDDFSKNKLVEFIEPENGIPYMSVSWPGMIGVVSGMNKEGITVTINAGKSKIPLTAKTPISLVTREILQYAKNIDDAIAIAKKRHVFVSESILVGSANDKNAVIIEVSPKNFGIYKVQNTSKVFCTNHFQSDAYKDDERNQKHIKESHSAYRYEKLQELLQEEKKLNPEKMASILRDRSGLKDKSIGNGNEKALNQLLAHHAVIFSPQKKLVWVSSNPYQLGEFVCYDLNQIFSDQGLHPNDFSRSQLNIARDPFADSQEFRNYEEYRQLSSKINDAIDHKEVLTDSFIAHYQSLNPDFWKGYFLAGKYYFHRKEYSKAKIEFENALTKEVTTVPDQRAIEKYLSKTIKRIK; encoded by the coding sequence GTGAAAAAAACGAATACCCATCATCTGCTTTATAAAAGGATTCTTATCCATTCCCTTTTTTCCTTTATCTTGATTTCTTGCGGGGTATCAAAATCTGTTCATCATATTCCTGATGTACAGAAATATTCATTGGAGATTCCAAAAGTGAATAAAATCAATGATTCTACTTATCGCTTTAATCAGAATTTTCTGACCAAAAATAAACAACAGCTCTGGGAGCTTTATATCAAGGGAAATCCTTTGCAGTTAGGATATAATAATGGAGCCTTAACCAAGGATTTGATGCAGAAGCAGGAAAATATTTTTTTCTCCAAAGTAGAAGGATTTGTTCCGTCAAAATTTAAACAGAAACTATTAAATGGCTTTCTAAAGTGGTATAACCGAAAAATGTACCTCAATGTAAGGGAGGACTATCAGACAGAATTATATGGTTTATCACAATATTCATCAGATCAGTATGATTTTATTGCTTCCAAGTATCTGAGAACACTTTATCTGCATGGGGCGCATGATATTGGGCATGCTATGCAGGATCTGGCGATGGTAGGATGTACCTCTCTGGCCGTTTGGAATGAAAATACCGAGGATGGAGACCTTTTGATCGGAAGAAATTTTGATTTTTATGTAGGCGACGATTTTTCCAAAAATAAACTGGTAGAATTTATAGAACCTGAAAATGGGATTCCTTACATGTCGGTAAGCTGGCCCGGAATGATCGGCGTGGTTTCGGGAATGAATAAAGAGGGAATTACAGTCACCATCAATGCAGGAAAATCAAAGATCCCTTTGACTGCAAAGACACCTATTTCCCTTGTGACCAGAGAAATTCTACAATACGCCAAAAATATTGACGATGCCATTGCCATTGCCAAAAAAAGACATGTTTTTGTTTCAGAATCCATTCTTGTAGGAAGTGCAAATGATAAAAATGCGGTGATCATTGAAGTTTCACCGAAAAATTTCGGAATATATAAAGTGCAGAATACCAGTAAGGTTTTTTGTACCAATCACTTTCAGTCTGATGCTTACAAAGATGACGAGAGAAATCAGAAGCACATCAAGGAAAGTCACTCTGCCTATCGTTATGAAAAACTGCAGGAACTTTTACAGGAAGAAAAAAAACTGAATCCGGAGAAAATGGCCTCTATTTTAAGAGACAGATCAGGGTTAAAGGATAAAAGTATTGGCAATGGAAATGAAAAGGCATTAAACCAGCTTTTAGCCCATCATGCTGTGATATTTTCACCTCAGAAAAAATTAGTCTGGGTATCTTCCAATCCTTATCAGTTGGGCGAATTTGTATGCTATGACCTCAACCAAATATTTTCTGATCAGGGATTGCATCCTAATGATTTTTCAAGATCACAGCTGAATATCGCGAGAGATCCTTTTGCCGATTCACAGGAATTCAGGAATTATGAAGAATATAGGCAACTCAGTTCAAAGATAAACGATGCCATTGATCATAAGGAAGTTCTTACAGATAGCTTTATTGCTCATTATCAATCTTTAAATCCTGATTTTTGGAAAGGCTACTTTCTGGCCGGGAAATATTACTTTCACAGAAAAGAATACTCAAAAGCGAAAATTGAATTTGAAAACGCACTTACCAAGGAAGTTACCACTGTTCCTGACCAAAGAGCTATTGAAAAATATTTAAGTAAAACTATAAAAAGAATAAAATAA